The genomic region agaccttcggggggataccaaaagaatcctgctgcccagttcaagagtagcacaaaggaaaatcaacgagcggaggagaccagaagaatcctccagcccagttcaagatcaagcctcaatggcccttgaagaaatcacaagtccgattcaaaatcaagtgttcaccacccttgaatcaaattcaactccagataaaaggagtaagttcagaccttcggaggagaccaaaaaaatcttccagcccagttcaagattaagcttgtggaaaatcaacgattggaggaaaccagaaaatcttccagtcgaactcaagatcaagcctcgatggcccttgaagaaatttccagctcaattcaagatcaagccccgacggcccttgggttgacatctacattaagggacttcaaaacgcatcttctacacgtgacaagcacatgtctacgacgcgccttgaagtggaggcatttgtggacatcgaaatttcggtgaaatgaatgttgaccaataattaaaatttcaacgctcacgtgtcacataaattttacatgtagcgtgtgactcaacgaaaaatcgaaataaattggaaaagtcatcaaataggacacgtgtcattacctggcagaaatgatttatttcatctgattatttaaatccaaaaatcaagttttggaattctataaataggaagccaaggcattcattttaggagaaaaaaaagaaaagaaggaagaagagaaagaaagaagggaatttacatcacaccaaaaccttgaagccttgaaactctaaagctctcaagcaaaatcccgaaggatcaagaaaacactcttcgttcttcgtcaaaccctccttcaaggtcaagccccaacggcccttgaagaacttccgccgactcaagatcaagccccgacggccccttgaagaaagtgttcatcatccgttcgtcctaagatcaagccccaacggccctttggatcaacaacctcaacaaatccacacatccaatcagtcttcaagattaggcccaaaagcccttgaagatccgctcgtccatcaaccctcaagatcaagccccgacggcctcttgaagaaatccatacactcagtcttcaagattaggcccaaaagcccttgaagatccgctcgtccatcaaccctcaagatcaagccccgacggcctcttgaagaaatccatacactcagtcttcaagattaggcccaaaagcccttgaagatccgctcatccatcaaccctcaagatcaagccccgacggcccccttgaagaaatccatacacccagtcttcaagatcaagctcaaaagccctcgaagatccgttcatcaactgttcatccctagatcaagccccgacggccctttggatcaacagctcatccacaaacctacaccctacgaagatagaatcagaggatcaaattacaaagagattgtaaccccaaaatcattaaacataaaatatattttgtacacgtattcttgtttcttgtttcaggaatttttcgtgtttacaatctTGAAGGatgatttgacgaagaacgaagagtgctttcttgatccttcggaattcttgggaatttggatgcttgagagctttggagtttcaaagcttcaaggatttggggaattctcttccaatttgggagtagagaaatgtatttgtgaattggttttccCTTggtgatggagaagcctatttataggttttGCGAGTGAATCACCactattcatttttttggtgaagtgagtggaggttgtaggtgaagtgagtagaggttgtaggtgaagtaagtggaggttgtaggtgaagtaagtggaggttgtgagtgaagtaagtgtgtgaggttggtgaagtaaataaatgttgtaattttaatacattggttaacatttattttactgaaatttcgatgtctacaaggACAAGTGCCAACTGACCAATCCAAGAGGCAAAGGACCACCCATTTTATCGTAATTGCAGTGATCAATTTGCATATATTATTGAGCAAGTGGATGCTGAATCTTTGGACTTGCCTCCTACCGTGTTTGAAATGTGGGAGTTATTGCCTCAGGTGGCGCCAACCGTAATGAAGAGAACACTTGATGGCCCGCGAGGGGTATATACAACCATTGGTGGAGTGTTGTCAGACTCCAGGATATTTATCTGGACCTGGCTTATCTATCCTTCCACTTTCCATACACtctcatcccctcctattttgtgCAATTActgttaagtcacgtcaatattttatattaatttttttataaagataataagacaaaaagcaatagtaatataaaatgttgatgtgacttaaccgtgaccgcacaaatagaaagggatgagaatgtatgagaagtgggagggcagagaagctAGGTTCTATTTATATTTAGGGTAAAACAACTTGTCTTCTAGTTATTaaactttgatttttctttcagaTATTTTCTCAAAAATTACTTTCAATCGTTTAAACGTACTTGCCAAACGAGCATGTATTTCCAGTCACGTCAATTGGTGTGTGAGAATGTTAAGTGTTTTCCGACATCAAAAAAACTAAGTGACTTTATATGTACTTGAACCTCTTTCACTTTTTATTTACCATGAAAATAGAGCTATCTGGAGCCCAAAAAACGAAAATAGAGACTTCTATGTTTTTGGTTTAGGTCCAAAGAAATCATATTTTTAAGACTTTAATGAACACATGTTAAagctacttagtattacggtgtAGTGgcattcttcttcacttataagttaGAGATCTTAGGCTTGATTTTCGCCATGCGAGttcaaatcacattattgctagtccattgtgaggttaaactCACCTCCCTCCccataatgtaaataatatggtttcttaaaaataaaaataaaaaacaaaacaaaaaaaaaacaaaaatacaaacaaaccCATGTTAGAAACAAATGAGACGAGAAGAATTAAGGATGCTCAATTTTCTCACATTACAATCCAATGTCGTCATTAGGACATTTGATCAGTTTTACATCTTTCGTTAGGTTAAACATTTGGTGTAGCACTCAAATCTGTTTGACATGGTTAGGACATTCAAAACTTAGTTTTACATCATTTAGGTTTAAACATGGGAGTGATAGCCACACACTTAGTTTACCTTTCACATCCATCTCACTGAATATAATATATTAGAAAACAACGAACAAATTATGATTTAGGCACCCGTCCTAGTGTGAAAAGGAGGTCACTAACCTAGGCCATGAGCCTTCTTGATCGCTCATTGAGTCCATCCAGGTAATTATTTGTGATCTCACACGTTTCAATTATATAACTTAAACCTCCCCACTCTTACTCTTCCCCGACGTAGGACTTATATCTAAAGACAAATATAAAACATCTCATTCGTAATACATAAGTTTCAACAATATTAACCTTTTAGTTGGGAACAGCTCTTAGAGGTTGAGCCATCTGTAAGGTAAGCCCAAACTTCTCCTCCATGTCCATGGTCTCAGGTACAACTCCATCTTCAAGCTTCCAATCAAATGAGTTAATAAGTGACCCCAGCATCAAGTGTAACATCCGCATTGCCAACGGCTGCCCAGGACATATTCTCCTCCCACCACCAAAAGGAATAAGCTCGAGATTCCAGCCTAAAACATCAATTTCCGACCCCAAGAACCTCTCCGGCTCAAATGAGTTGGGACTGTCCCAAATGCTAGGGTCTCTGCCTATGGCCCATGCATTGACAAACACTTGTGCACCCTTTGGTACAATGTACCCGCAGATCTCTACATCTTTTTCGGCCTTTCGAGGTAGTAGTAACGGCACTGCTGGGTGCAACCGGAAGGTTTCTTTGATTATTGCTTGTAAGTAAGGGAGTCCAGCTATGTCTGATTCTTCAACTGGTTTTCCTTTGCCAATGACTTGATCCAGCTCTTCTTGAGCTTTCGATAGTTTTTTCGGGTTGCGTAGTAGCTCAGCCATTGCCCATTCCAGTGTAGATGAAGTTGTATCTGTGCCCGCAGCAAATATAACCTATATTTTCACAAGTTATAGCAACACACCGTTGTAAtgaacaaccaaaaacaaatggTCACTAGCGTAATTTACATGCCACTAGTCATAATGAACGTCAATAACCATTTGGTCTAGTGACACTCGTTAGTCAGTGAGGGTTGGCTTGGAATACTTAATAGCGCGTGCTAGCTAGCTATTTTGTGAGATTAGATGGTTCTGAGTTCAAATTTTCATGAACAAAAATATTGTTGTGATGTTGAATAAATGAAAGAAACTACACTAGTAGAGAACATTTTACGGTAAATAATACAGAGTAGCTTGGGAGGGGGACTAACCAGAAACAGGTGTTCCATTTTGTTCTTGTCCATTTCCTCACAATTCACTTCACTGATGCTTAAAAGGGTATCCAACATGTCATCCCTTGTGACATAATCATGAGCTTGCCTCGATTCCAACCTTTGCGCAATGATTTGGTCGAAGAGTCGTTCCATCTTGAGGAAGTGATTAGTCATCCGCCGCTGAATGCCTTGGGGGTCAAGTTTTCCAAGCACAGGAAAGTAGTCCCCCAAGTTTGGCTTCCCGGCCTCCTCCAACAAACCCCACACAGTCTCCTTAAACTCTTTAGTTGTCTCACTCCTCGGATCTGCTAAATCCATAGAGAATATCGTACGCGATAACAAATTCAGTGTCGTACTAAAAGCAGCCCTGCCAATCTCCACTGCCTTGCCCTTTACCTTACTGGCATTGACATCAGCTATGAGCTCCAGGACTTTTTTGTGCCGGTTGGCTTTGCTTGCGTCGAGAACTTTTACTGCGAACAATTGGGAGTTGCATATTTTTCGGAGGCTTCTCCATTTGGCTGAAGCCGGTATCCAGGCCAAGTTGTGCTCTCCCATGTCGCAGGCTCGAACAGCACTGGGGACCGTTCGATTGCATAAGAATTGGTCGTGCGTTCGTAGAACTTCTTTCGCCGCGGTTGATGAAGAAACGACCACGGTTGTTACTTGGCCGAGTTGCAAAGTGATTACGGGGCCATAGATTTGGGAGAgcttagtgagagagagatggggtttGTTTCCAAGCTCTAAGAGATTTCCAATGATGGGAAATGGCTTTGGCCCCGGTGGAAGAACAGGCCTTGTGGAATTGCGATTGCATTTGCTTCTTTTTGCTAATGAATTGAAAGATTGGATTGATAtccagaagaaaaagagaagacaTAGTCCCATACAATAGaaatccatctctctctctctctctctctctctctctctctctccccgtgGGTGTTTGCGTAAAGTGCAAGGATGGGACTATATAGTCCGGTTGGAGTGGTGCCGTATATGTCAATGACAGTATCAGTCACGTAGACACATTTTAGGAATAGGATAATGAATATGAGGACACattttattttgagtttttctATTAGATTCTGACGCATGTGGTATGTATGAGAGATTAGACAgcagattaaaaataaataaagaaaatatattaatgcTCTATTATTTCAGTACCTGTTGTACATCGAAATATAGTACAAGTTGCGTTTCTTTTCTTGTGAAATGGAGATATGTACAGGTGCCAACTGGCCGATCCAAGAGACAAGGGTGATCAATTTGCATATATATTATTGAACAAGTGGATGCTGTATCTTTGTACCTGCCCAGTTGCCACCTGATGGCCTGTGAGGGGTACAGACAATTATTTGTCATACGGACGGTGGAGTTTTGTCCGACATCGGGTAAAACTTTGACTTTTCTTTCAGatattaaactttaatttttcttttagatatttttttctaaaacaatttcattcatttaaaAGTACTTACTAAATAAGTATATGTTTCCAATCACGTAAATTAGTGTGTGAAAATgttaagtgtttttttatattaaaaattttaagttactTTATATGTGTTTATAAAGATTATATTATTTCCCTTAGTCAGTTAATCTTGATCTTCCCAAGCTATTCTATATTATTTACCGTAAAATGACATGTTGGATACCCTTTTAAGTGACATGTTTTTGTTCATTTAACTGCATGGTGTTGTTTAGCTAGAAAGAATTAAGCTATTTCGAATTAATTTCTACGTCCTCGATTGCAATGTGCGAGAATTTTGTTATTTGCACTGCATCTGTTGAAATTGTTTTGTGCACAAAAATCATGAATCTTTCACTTTAAAGACCATAACTTTACTTTAATTAGCTTCTGCAATTATTACCCAAGTTCTAAAATATGATGCTTACATTCGGTCAAATTGTTCCCGAGATTCAAAGAACAATTGGGTCTGTTgtaatataaaatttgaaacaaagtGGAATTTTGTTATGTTAGAGATCGTAGTATGTCACAACTTTCGGACCAATTCTGAGAGTTTTGGTGCTGAATTTCAGAGGTGCCGGCAGCTGGAAAAATTAGGAACtagatcctctcctgagctcaaGATGAGGATCTTCCTCAGCAGTCCATccagaccgttgaaatttgatccaaaggCTCCAAATAGGAGGctcctctaaaaattataataattgcagccgttagatcaaatttgaaCGGCCCGGATGGACTACTCATGAGGATCCCCatcctgagctcaggagaggatccaattccgaaAAATTACACATGAAATTTTCCATCATTTAAAAAACCAAGTTGATTTCGATTGTGGTGGTGAAGAATTGAAAGCAGACTCCTCGTAAAACCCAGAGGAGTCGTGGAACCAAACTCCTCGTCAACTCCAATCATAAtttaagtagttttttttttaattattggttttttAAACtgattttaattgaataaaagtTCTTATTAATTGAAATGACGTGAAGAGCCACATCAGACGCCACCTAATATATAATTACGGTACAATTACATGGTAATAATAGCATTATTGTATTTGTTATTTAAGCAGTGCAAGGCCAAATTCTGAGTTCAattaggtatcgtttggtatgcagacgggacgggacggaacggaacggaacggaacgaaacgggagcaaagatgccctcggatggaaacaaggaggaagaagaaggagacggagaggttataattttgtgttccacgaatgtggaacgagtcgttccagggggtgaggtggaacgaaaattcacccaaaactcgtcccgtggaacagctcgttccaccggttttaggcgcaccaaacgtgggacggaacatCTTGTctcactctgttccgtcccgtcccacgtaccagaCGGTACCTTGGTGAACAATCATGTTTTATAGCATTCAATCAAAAAGAGTGGCGTTATTCACACACCCTCTCACACACTCTTAATCTCTAACCGTCGAATCGAATGAGTTAAAAaagatcaatgacaaaaaattaacaaaaatatacgGGAGTTTGCCACTTGAATTAATCATATTCATAAGACATATTTCCTACCTCGAAGGCAAATTCGAAACAAAATCCGTAAATTACAAGGGGCCTGTACATTACATTCCGCTCTTTCAAaagtaataaaacaaaaagaataaaacgACGATACAACACTGAAATTTACAGCACCGTGGGAGTTAACACTGGTAAACAGAATAGCTTTTGCTCTTCCACAAAAACCTAAATGGTTTGCTCATCTTTCTTCTTGAGAAGGATTTGCATAGCGGCTTTGGTTCCGGAACAGACATGGGCTTGTCGCTATTTTCGACCGACAGATGCACCTCCGGCTCAGGAGTTGCTTGGTCTCTTTGTCTCTGCTCACGGAACAGCATTAACAGCTTCTGAGCCTTCTCTTTTCCTCTTGATGTGCCATTGACGGAAATAGACACCAATGCCGGAATCACCCCTTCCTTGAGGACCATCTGACTGCATTTCTCGCTCCCGTTACACAACATATACAGACATGAGACAGCTTGCTCCTGCTCAATGGGTTGTTCAGCCTCCAAAATTGTTGCTAGGGCACTGATAAGACTCGAATTCGACATCATTTCATCTCTGGCAGAACTACTGGATCCCAAGTTTATCAAAACAGCTATACATTTTTCTGTCCACATTTGGTCACCAGAGTCCGCAAGAAGGGATTGGAGACCACTGATAATACCAGCTGAAATAAGTTTCGGTATATTTGACTCAACACCCGATAGATTGTACAGGGCATGGAGGGCATCAAGTTTGCATTGGGTTTCAACATCTGCTCGAAGGAGCTGGGTTAAGAAAGAGACAGCCGGGCTTGTTCCAATAATAGGCTTGGCTTCATCAAGGCAGGAGAGATTCAGATAGAGGGCTGTCGCAGGTCCTTGAGAACTGGGATTGGAGATCATTTCCTCCAGCAACGAAATTACCCCTGATGCTAACATCGTTTCCTTGTTtctggaaaagaaaattaacgaaATAGAAATTATTCTTAAGTTTCCAAGGTTTAGAGAAACATAAAAGAGAACCAAAAATTGTGACATGTTACTCAGAAATGTGGCACAGAAGACGCAGACTATTCAACACATTCCAAGACTCAAGTGATAAATGAAGAATCAACATCTAACACAGATCATTATAAGTCATCCAATATCTCCCCGATCTCAATAAAAAGTCCAAGCACCCATTACTGCAGGGACAAATCTACAATTTTCCGCTCTTCCACGAAGAAATCTAAGCAGATACTGCGTAACCCTGACTTAAATCTTCTCACTATTggcaacaaataaaaaactaccCATTAAACTGATTGTATTTAAATCCTTCAAGCCAGTTGCTACGCTCAACGCAATAAAAGAAGCATTCAGCTACTATCTGAATCTATAACCATATTCAGCCAACAGAAGATtatatgaaagaaagaaaactaattGTGTCTGGTGAAGGATGTTATGAAGAATACTAGTCCAAGGAATAAGAGTTCAAAGCCAATGCATCATTCTCTACACCTATGACTCAAGGAAATATTAGCACATTGTAAACAATTACACACTTCACCCTTTCCCAGGCACGTTTTTATTATTAAAGACGCCACACATTGCTGCTTAATAGACCTCTGAAGTTTTCATTTTGAAATGGATAAAATATTATCAAAAAACTAGTCATCACATTTGATTCTTCTAAAATCTGTAATCATTAAGCTATACCTGTTATTGTTAACAGCAAGATTGAAGAGAGCCATGGCTCCACTTTCCTGAGCCAAAGAACTTGCTTCACGCAAAGCTGAGCTCAGAAAATGTAGAAGTGCTTCAACATATCCATTAGCACCCATATACATTCTGGCTTCCTCATCATTCTTCAGCAAGAGCCTTATTTGCTCCACTACCTTGCACCTCTTCCTGAAGTCTTCCTCTTCATTCAAGGCAGTTAAAAGATCCTGATAACTTTCAAAAACATCAAGCTCAGACTCTTCCTCTAATGGAGACACATCTTCTGTTTCATTTCCAACATCCTCCTTTATAGTATGACTCTCCTCTAAAGGAACCACCTTGACACCCTTCAACTTGCAAGAGCCAATACTACCCATACATTTTGAATCAGTGGACTCACACACAAATGCAAGCCTCCAATAGTTGAGGTCCAGAGACTCTGGGGGACCATCTGGAACAGAAATTGCATTCTGTTCACACCAATTAGCAATGAGACCTTTTACACAATAATTGGGGGTTAAAGAAAGATGAGACAGCTTCTGTTGAGTCTTTGGGCATGTATTGTGCCCATCACTGAACCATTTCTCAATGCAAATCCTTTCATATGTCTGACCAGAAGCGATGATGACCGGATCATACATAAGTTGCAACGATATCGGACACCTCAATTCTTCAGGTGGAAGAGGTATCTGACCTGATTTCCGATTGTTTGGCTTGGAACTAAAAGAACTTTTGAAATTAAAAGaactaaaatttgacatttgtcgatcaaatgcttgaccATTGCCACCGGGCCCAGCATCCTCAATAGAACCCTGTACAGTGGGAGAACAAGGTGCAGAACCTTGTGAATCATTGTCATCTGAGATTTCACTTCTAAACAGCTTAGAGTATTTTCGCATAAGATGTAATATATAAGCTACAATTGACTCTTTCCGCTTATCTTCCTCAGCACGGGCTCTTTGGATGATTTTCTTTAAAGCTCTTCTCTCAGTAAGAGCTGCCCTGGAAGAGGTAATACCAAGTTTGGTAGCAGCCTGATGAAAAGATTCCAGCTCATTATTGTCATTACAGTTGTCGAACTTTTTCCCTTGCTGGAGTAGCGCAATTATTTCATCACCGACTTGCTTCTCTAAGGGATCAAGTGAGAACACAGTACCCTCAAGTTCACTAACAATGTCTTCAATCTGAAACAAGTTCAACAATAAACTGTGTTAAGAACGCATCTAAGTGATGTACAGAAAACATCATGACCAAGGAATGCAATTTCCACCAACCAGGAAAAGATACTGCAAAAGGGCCTTAAGGGATAATTACCTGACAACCAATAGATTGTGGAACAATGTCTTCAACACGTCTAAGACTATCCATGAGAGCACATCTTGCCCTTTCAAATTTTGAGAGCACAGAATCCCCAGTTATAGCCTGAATGATAAAAACAATTTGGCCATTATACAAAGAACACAATTTACACACAACCTCACcacaaatgaaacaaatttaaacACCAAAAGAGAAATCTATTCCTCTATAGTAGAAGGGGGAAAATAATTGTTTAGTCGACATGTTTGAGTGGCAATAACTGCATAAACTACAAATACAAAATTGAGGGAATACCTACCAAGTAAAGTTTACTACATTCTGCGCAATGCTGAAGAACATTCTTAGATTTTTCAAGTGCTACATGCAATGAACATAAAGCTTGGATACCAGACTTGCTCCTAGGTCGCGCTGCTTCCAAAGAAGGAAATATTGACATTATTTTGCAATAAATTGCAGAGAGTGCCTTGCACAACTCTCCGTGCAACTGCAGAAGAAAACAAAGACAGTCAACCAATGATCTACGATGATAAACCATAAGACAAAATCAAAAGGTGAC from Pyrus communis chromosome 4, drPyrComm1.1, whole genome shotgun sequence harbors:
- the LOC137732204 gene encoding geraniol 8-hydroxylase-like, whose product is MDFYCMGLCLLFFFWISIQSFNSLAKRSKCNRNSTRPVLPPGPKPFPIIGNLLELGNKPHLSLTKLSQIYGPVITLQLGQVTTVVVSSSTAAKEVLRTHDQFLCNRTVPSAVRACDMGEHNLAWIPASAKWRSLRKICNSQLFAVKVLDASKANRHKKVLELIADVNASKVKGKAVEIGRAAFSTTLNLLSRTIFSMDLADPRSETTKEFKETVWGLLEEAGKPNLGDYFPVLGKLDPQGIQRRMTNHFLKMERLFDQIIAQRLESRQAHDYVTRDDMLDTLLSISEVNCEEMDKNKMEHLFLVIFAAGTDTTSSTLEWAMAELLRNPKKLSKAQEELDQVIGKGKPVEESDIAGLPYLQAIIKETFRLHPAVPLLLPRKAEKDVEICGYIVPKGAQVFVNAWAIGRDPSIWDSPNSFEPERFLGSEIDVLGWNLELIPFGGGRRICPGQPLAMRMLHLMLGSLINSFDWKLEDGVVPETMDMEEKFGLTLQMAQPLRAVPN
- the LOC137732578 gene encoding U-box domain-containing protein 6-like, which encodes MDITEVEESLFAASDAKLHGELCKALSAIYCKIMSIFPSLEAARPRSKSGIQALCSLHVALEKSKNVLQHCAECSKLYLAITGDSVLSKFERARCALMDSLRRVEDIVPQSIGCQIEDIVSELEGTVFSLDPLEKQVGDEIIALLQQGKKFDNCNDNNELESFHQAATKLGITSSRAALTERRALKKIIQRARAEEDKRKESIVAYILHLMRKYSKLFRSEISDDNDSQGSAPCSPTVQGSIEDAGPGGNGQAFDRQMSNFSSFNFKSSFSSKPNNRKSGQIPLPPEELRCPISLQLMYDPVIIASGQTYERICIEKWFSDGHNTCPKTQQKLSHLSLTPNYCVKGLIANWCEQNAISVPDGPPESLDLNYWRLAFVCESTDSKCMGSIGSCKLKGVKVVPLEESHTIKEDVGNETEDVSPLEEESELDVFESYQDLLTALNEEEDFRKRCKVVEQIRLLLKNDEEARMYMGANGYVEALLHFLSSALREASSLAQESGAMALFNLAVNNNRNKETMLASGVISLLEEMISNPSSQGPATALYLNLSCLDEAKPIIGTSPAVSFLTQLLRADVETQCKLDALHALYNLSGVESNIPKLISAGIISGLQSLLADSGDQMWTEKCIAVLINLGSSSSARDEMMSNSSLISALATILEAEQPIEQEQAVSCLYMLCNGSEKCSQMVLKEGVIPALVSISVNGTSRGKEKAQKLLMLFREQRQRDQATPEPEVHLSVENSDKPMSVPEPKPLCKSFSRRKMSKPFRFLWKSKSYSVYQC